A DNA window from Anaerocolumna sp. AGMB13020 contains the following coding sequences:
- a CDS encoding tyrosine recombinase, with amino-acid sequence MKAALQEFITYMTEVKNASVNTCLSYKNDLTKLINYMYKQNITEEDKISETSLNSYVLTLEKEGLSPATVSRNIASIKAFILYLIKHGKMKHDPTERMKSPKIEKKPHTSLSTEEVSGLLDQPNINTIKGMRDKAMLELLYATGIRVTELISIKLEDLNLKNRFLRCAGAKKERLIPFGNMAKHALENYFSFGRPNLVGSVSTDFLFTNLSGEPMSRQGFWKLLKSYGKNAGITMEITPQILRNSFAAHMIENGADLRSIQEFLGHADISTTQFYLQSGDRKLTKVYTDTHPRA; translated from the coding sequence ATGAAGGCTGCACTGCAGGAATTTATTACATATATGACAGAGGTTAAGAATGCAAGTGTAAACACCTGTCTTTCTTACAAAAATGATTTGACCAAGTTAATCAATTACATGTATAAGCAAAACATTACGGAAGAAGATAAAATCAGCGAAACCAGTTTAAATTCCTACGTTCTGACTCTGGAAAAGGAGGGATTGTCACCGGCTACGGTTTCCAGGAATATTGCTTCTATCAAAGCATTTATCTTATATCTTATCAAGCATGGTAAAATGAAGCATGACCCCACAGAGAGAATGAAGTCTCCTAAAATTGAAAAGAAGCCTCATACTTCCCTGTCAACGGAAGAAGTGAGCGGACTATTGGATCAGCCAAATATCAATACCATAAAAGGTATGAGAGATAAGGCCATGCTGGAACTGCTATATGCTACAGGTATCAGGGTAACGGAACTTATATCCATCAAACTGGAGGATCTGAACCTTAAGAACAGATTTCTAAGATGTGCCGGTGCCAAAAAAGAAAGGCTTATTCCTTTTGGAAATATGGCCAAGCATGCTCTTGAGAATTATTTCAGCTTTGGCAGACCGAATCTGGTAGGAAGTGTAAGTACGGATTTTCTCTTTACGAACCTTTCTGGAGAGCCTATGAGCCGTCAGGGATTTTGGAAGCTGCTGAAGAGTTATGGAAAAAATGCCGGAATTACCATGGAAATAACACCGCAGATTCTAAGAAACTCATTTGCTGCACATATGATTGAAAATGGAGCAGATTTAAGAAGCATTCAGGAATTTTTGGGCCATGCGGATATCTCCACTACGCAATTTTATTTACAGAGCGGGGACCGGAAGCTGACGAAAGTATATACAGATACACATCCGAGGGCTTAG